One stretch of Streptomyces peucetius DNA includes these proteins:
- the pepN gene encoding aminopeptidase N, whose translation MPGTNLTREEAQQRARLLTVDSYEIDLDLSGAQEGGTYRSETTVRFASAEANAETFIDLVAPAVHEVVLNGKPLDVAAVFRDSRIALKHLREGGNELKVVADCSYTNTGEGLHRFVDPVDEQAYLYTQFEVPDARRVFASFEQPDLKAAFTFTVKAPEGWTVVSNSPTPEPEDNVWRFEPTPRMSTYVTALIVGPYHSVHSSYEKDGQTVPLGIYCRPSLAEFLDADAIFDVTRQGFDWFQEKFDYAYPFAKYDQLFVPEFNAGAMENAGAVTIRDQYVFRSKVTDAAYEVRAETILHELAHMWFGDLVTMEWWNDLWLNESFATYTSIACQAYAPGSKWPHSWTTFANSMKTWAYRQDQLPSTHPIMAEIRDLDDVLVNFDGITYAKGASVLKQLVAYVGMDEFFRGVQAYFKAHAFGNTRLSDLLGALEETSGRDLKTWSKAWLETAGINILRPEITTDDSGAVTAFAVRQEAPALPAGAKGEPVLRPHRIAIGLYDLDESGKLVRRERVELDVEGELTDVPQLVGTARPAVVLLNDDDLSYAKVRLDEVSLRNVTQHLGDFTESLPRALCWASAWDMTRDGELATRDYLALVLSGIGKESDIGVVQSLHRQVKLALDLYAAPAWREAGLTQWTDATLAHLRAAEPGSDHQLAWARAFAATARTPQQLDLLQALLDGTQAIEGLAVDTELRWAFVERLAATGVLDEDDIAGEYERDRTAAGERHAATARAARPTAEAKADAWASVVESDKLPNAVQESVIAGFVQTDQRELLAPYAEKYFAAVKGVWESRSHEMAQQVAIGLYPALLVSQETLDATDAWLASADPNAALRRLVSESRAGVERALKAQAADAAAG comes from the coding sequence TGCGCGCCTGCTCACCGTTGACTCGTACGAGATCGATCTCGATCTCTCCGGGGCGCAGGAGGGCGGGACCTACCGGTCCGAGACCACCGTGCGTTTCGCGTCCGCCGAGGCGAACGCGGAGACGTTCATCGACCTCGTCGCACCGGCCGTGCACGAGGTCGTGCTGAACGGCAAGCCGCTGGACGTCGCCGCGGTCTTCAGGGACTCGCGGATCGCGCTCAAGCATCTGCGCGAGGGGGGCAACGAGCTGAAGGTCGTCGCCGACTGCTCGTACACCAACACCGGTGAGGGCCTGCACCGCTTCGTGGACCCGGTGGACGAGCAGGCCTATCTGTACACGCAGTTCGAGGTGCCGGACGCGCGGCGGGTCTTCGCCAGCTTCGAGCAGCCCGACCTGAAGGCGGCGTTCACCTTCACCGTGAAGGCCCCGGAGGGCTGGACGGTCGTCTCCAACTCCCCGACGCCGGAGCCGGAGGACAACGTCTGGCGCTTCGAGCCGACGCCCCGGATGTCCACGTACGTCACGGCACTGATCGTGGGTCCGTACCACAGCGTCCACAGCTCGTACGAGAAGGACGGGCAGACCGTCCCGCTCGGCATCTACTGCCGCCCGTCGCTGGCGGAGTTCCTGGACGCGGACGCGATCTTCGACGTCACCCGGCAGGGCTTCGACTGGTTCCAGGAGAAGTTCGACTACGCGTACCCGTTCGCCAAGTACGACCAGCTCTTCGTGCCGGAGTTCAACGCGGGCGCGATGGAGAACGCCGGCGCCGTCACCATTCGCGACCAGTACGTCTTCCGTTCGAAGGTGACGGACGCGGCCTACGAGGTGCGGGCCGAGACGATCCTGCACGAGCTCGCGCACATGTGGTTCGGCGACCTCGTCACCATGGAGTGGTGGAACGACCTGTGGCTGAACGAGTCGTTCGCCACCTACACGTCGATCGCCTGCCAAGCGTACGCGCCGGGCTCGAAGTGGCCGCACTCGTGGACCACGTTCGCCAACTCGATGAAGACCTGGGCGTACCGGCAGGACCAGCTGCCGTCGACGCACCCGATCATGGCCGAGATCCGTGACCTCGACGATGTTCTCGTGAACTTCGACGGCATCACGTACGCCAAGGGCGCGTCGGTCCTCAAGCAGCTCGTCGCCTATGTCGGCATGGACGAGTTCTTCCGCGGTGTGCAGGCGTACTTCAAGGCGCACGCCTTCGGGAACACCCGGCTGTCCGACCTCCTCGGCGCACTGGAGGAGACGAGCGGACGGGATCTGAAGACCTGGTCCAAGGCGTGGCTGGAAACTGCCGGCATCAACATCCTCCGGCCCGAGATCACCACGGACGACTCCGGTGCCGTCACCGCCTTCGCGGTGCGGCAGGAGGCGCCGGCGCTTCCCGCGGGCGCCAAGGGCGAGCCGGTGCTCCGCCCGCACCGGATCGCGATCGGCCTGTACGACCTGGACGAGTCCGGCAAGCTGGTGCGCCGCGAGCGGGTCGAGCTGGACGTCGAGGGAGAGCTGACGGACGTCCCGCAGCTGGTGGGCACGGCGCGGCCGGCGGTCGTCCTGCTCAACGACGACGACCTGTCGTACGCGAAGGTCCGCCTCGACGAGGTCTCGCTGCGGAACGTCACCCAGCACCTGGGCGACTTCACCGAGTCCCTGCCGCGCGCGCTGTGCTGGGCCTCCGCCTGGGACATGACCCGCGACGGCGAGCTCGCCACCCGCGACTACCTGGCGCTGGTCCTGTCCGGGATCGGCAAGGAGTCCGACATCGGTGTGGTCCAGTCGCTGCACCGCCAGGTCAAGCTCGCCCTCGACCTGTACGCGGCGCCGGCCTGGCGCGAGGCGGGCCTCACCCAGTGGACGGACGCGACGCTGGCGCACCTGCGGGCGGCCGAGCCGGGCAGCGACCACCAGCTGGCCTGGGCGCGCGCGTTCGCCGCGACCGCGCGCACCCCGCAGCAGCTCGACCTGCTGCAGGCGCTGCTGGACGGTACCCAGGCGATCGAGGGCCTGGCCGTCGACACCGAGCTGCGCTGGGCGTTCGTCGAGCGGCTCGCCGCGACGGGCGTCCTCGACGAGGACGACATCGCGGGCGAGTACGAGCGCGACAGGACGGCGGCCGGCGAGCGCCACGCGGCGACCGCGCGCGCCGCGCGCCCGACGGCGGAGGCGAAGGCCGACGCGTGGGCCTCCGTCGTCGAGAGCGACAAGCTCCCGAACGCCGTGCAGGAATCGGTGATCGCGGGCTTCGTCCAGACCGACCAGCGCGAGCTGCTCGCGCCGTACGCGGAGAAGTACTTCGCCGCCGTGAAGGGCGTCTGGGAGTCGCGCAGCCACGAGATGGCACAGCAGGTGGCGATCGGCCTGTACCCGGCGCTGCTCGTCTCCCAGGAGACGCTGGACGCGACGGACGCATGGCTCGCCTCCGCGGACCCGAACGCGGCCCTGCGCCGCCTCGTCTCCGAGTCCCGCGCGGGCGTCGAGCGCGCCCTGAAGGCCCAAGCGGCGGACGCTGCCGCGGGCTGA